One window from the genome of Pempheris klunzingeri isolate RE-2024b chromosome 7, fPemKlu1.hap1, whole genome shotgun sequence encodes:
- the lzts1 gene encoding leucine zipper putative tumor suppressor 1 encodes MGSVSSLVNNNSLNSKHCKASDYRLKKGTSHHRKSGGCSLDGLLRCGFTQGSSSSSTTHPSKGLSHSRSGRSEDFFYIKVSHKPRSMYHREGSMEDHAGGKNRDGESDGRPQPKLLLMSGKKTDRTSAEKSLVRSTAFKPVIPRSTSSAETGHNSLDNILCPLERARSPGIRHKQDTSGTLSDSGRNSMSSLPTHSTSGSLSASTGPVSHSDGSSAPANSLSKGVQPNFPPWVSGNSANLDCSYRAGLNSGGLASKANADTGSPLPANEPRPLSETAGGIRSPITTDESLIEHLEQRLLERESELQELQVSFEEKEADTCELFEERQRYCAEEMEGLKQRCSTKLRQVSQMAAKTQQALQLQVSELQAEKQRLQEDVAKLTREKDFVELRLRSYETKSTQLAPTLEETQWEVCQKTGEISLLKQQLRDCQADISHKLNEIVSLKSSLKENTAKMEALEKQNKDHEDKLHSRAIEVEVCHNELQRKKNEANLLREKVGKLETDIEGMKQDLAMAKEKRLQQSLQLEAHGQTEASERLIQGSNSPVQDHEEESSGHMSTESLQREVERLKRQLREEKDAQERLANSFEQERKTWNKEKERVIKYQKQLQINYLQMHKKNQDLERILKELTAELESRTELGMDINYSSGLQTYDDVIATEI; translated from the exons ATGGGTAGTGTCAGCAGCCTCGTCAACAACAACAGCCTCAACAGCAAACACTGCAAGGCGTCTGACTACAGGTTAAAAAAGGGAACAAGTCATCACAGAAAGAGCGGAGGTTGCAGCCTTGACGGGTTACTCAGGTGCGGTTTCACTCAGggctcctcatcctcctccacaaCTCATCCCTCCAAAGGCCTGTCCCACTCCCGGTCAGGACGAagtgaagattttttttacatcaag GTGAGCCATAAACCGAGGTCAATGTACCACAGAGAAGGATCAATGGAAGATCATGCAGGTGGAAAGAACAGAGATGGTGAATCAGATGGGCGACCACAACCCAAACTGCTGCTCATGTCAGGAAAGAAGACTGACAGG ACCTCTGCTGAGAAGTCATTGGTCCGTTCCACTGCCTTCAAGCCTGTGATTCCCAGGAGTACGTCCTCCGCAGAGACAGGCCACAACAGCCTGGACAACATCCTTTGTCCTCTGGAGAGAGCAAGGAGCCCAGGCATTAGACACAAGCAGGACACCTCAG GGACTCTCTCTGACTCTGGACGTAACTCTATGTCTAGTCTGCCCACCCATAGTACCAGCGGCAGCCTAAGTGCTTCCACAGGCcctgtcagtcacagtgatGGCAGCTCAGCTCCTGCAAACAGCCTCAGCAAGGGAGTGCAACCCAATTTCCCTCCGTGGGTCAGCGGGAATAGTGCAAACCTTGACTGTAGCTACAGGGCTGGTTTAAACAGCGGGGGGTTGGCATCTAAGGCTAATGCGGATACTGGCTCCCCACTTCCTGCAAATGAGCCAAGACCCCTCTCTGAAACTGCAGGTGGAATTCGGTCCCCTATTACTACAGATGAGTCGCTGATTGAACATTTGGAACAAAGACTGCTAGAGCGAGAGTCTGAACTGCAGGAGCTACAG GTGAGTTTTGAAGAGAAGGAAGCGGATACGTGTGAGCTGTTTGAGGAAAGACAAAGGTACTGCgctgaggagatggaggggCTGAAGCAGCGATGCTCCACAAAGCTCCGACAAGTGTCCCAAATGGCAGCAAAAACCCAGCAAGCACTCCAGCTGCAGGTCAGCGAGCTCCAG GCAGAGAAGCAGAGGCTTCAGGAGGATGTGGCAAAGCTAACCCGAGAGAAGGATTTTGTTGAGCTCAGACTGAGGTCTTATGAGACAAAAAGCACACAGCTCGCGCCGACACTCGAGGAAACTCAATGGGAG GTGTGCCAGAAGACAGGGGAGATCTCATTGCTAAAGCAGCAACTGAGGGACTGCCAGGCGGACATCAGCCACAAGCTAAATGAAATCGTCAGCCTCAAGAGTTCActgaaggaaaacacagcaaagatgGAGGCGCTTGAGAAACAGAATAAAGACCATGAGGACAAACTCCACTCTCGCGCCATAGAGGTTGAG GTGTGTCATAATGAACTCCAACGCAAGAAGAATGAGGCCAATTTGCTAAGAGAGAAAGTGGGCAAACTGGAGACAGACATTGAGGGAATGAAACAGGATCTGGCCATGGCCAAAGAGAAGAGGCTCCAGCAGAGTTTGCAACTTGAGGCCCATGGCCAGACTGAGGCCTCAGAAAGATTAATCCAAGGGTCAAACTCGCCCGTCCAGGACCatgaggaggagagcagtggaCACATGTCCACAGAATCCCTCCAGAGAGAAGTGGAGAGACTGAAGCGACAGCTCAGGGAGGAAAAGGACGCACAGGAGAGGCTAGCCAACAGCTTTGAGCAGGAAAGGAAAACATGGAACAAGGAGAAGGAAAGGGTCATCAAGTACCAGAAGCAGCTCCAGATCAACTACCTGCAGATGCACAAGAAGAACCAGGACTTGGAGCGGATCCTGAAAGAGCTGACCGCTGAACTGGAGAGCCGGACAGAGCTAGGCATGGACATCAACTACAGCTCAGGGTTACAAACATATGACGACGTTATTGCTACAGAGATTTGA
- the hspb11 gene encoding intraflagellar transport protein 25 homolog codes for MIDSSLSSLGAEVVVASSSDEDHPPENITDGNTKTFWMSTGMFPQEFTIRFAEPTKISAVTVDSFNVKHLKIEKNTSQNAFQFESITDKEFQHTEGHLQSNTILLNGGSATHLRFIITSGYDHFVSVHGVSVQN; via the exons ATGATTGATTCCTCTCTGAGTTCTTTGGGTGCAGAAGTTGTCGTCGCATCATCCAGCGATGAAGATCACCCACCAGAAAACATCACGGACGG GAACACTAAAACGTTTTGGATGTCCACCGGGATGTTTCCTCAAGAGTTCACCATTCGCTTTGCTGAACCCACGAAGATTTCTGCCGTGACAGTGGACAGCTTCAATG TCAAGCATCTAAAGATAGAAAAGAATACGTCACAAAATGCTTTTCAGTTTGAGTCTATTACAGACAAAG AGTTTCAACATACAGAGGGACATCTTCAGTCAAATACTATTTTG CTAAATGGAGGCAGTGCAACCCACCTTCGGTTTATTATCACCTCAGGATATGATCACTTTGTCTCAGTGCACGGAGTCAGCGTACAAAATTGA
- the smn1 gene encoding survival motor neuron protein 1: protein MANGCKDVLFARGTGQSDDSDIWDDTALIKAYDKAVASFKTALKGEDEPQASKKNQPGKKRKNNKKNQSRKRTNAPPDKEWQVGDSCSAYWSEDGQLYAATISSIDEKRGTCIVVFTGYGNEEEQNLEDLLSEISEGDEETNLKVNEAESSTEESDRSTASNQHKKQPHSKPQKSKAHKEPPPMWAPGFPGFPPGPPPMHAPRQGGSRRSGGHGPVPPSWPPMMPFGPPMIPPPPPMSPDVVDDEALGSVLISWYMSGYHTGYYLGLKQGRKEAANWTKLHHK, encoded by the exons ATGGCGAATGGATGCAAGGACGTGTTGTTTGCACGCGGAACTGGACAG AGTGATGATTCGGACATATGGGACGACACAGCATTGATAAAGGCTTACGACAAAGCAGTTGCTTCATTCAAG ACTGCTCTAAAAGGTGAAGATGAGCCGCAAGCCTCCAAGAAAAACCAACCAGGAAAAAAACgcaagaacaacaaaaagaacCAGAGCAGGAAAAGAACCAACGCACCACCAGATAAAGAG TGGCAGGTTGGGGACTCGTGCAGTGCATACTGGTCAGAGGATGGCCAGCTCTACGCGGCCACCATCTCCTCCATCGACGAGAAGAGGGGCACTTGTATAGTTGTTTTTACAGGATACGGCAACGAGGAGGAGCAGAACCTTGAAGATTTGCTTTCAGAGATTTCTGAGGGTGATGAGGAAACAAATCTCAAG GTAAATGAGGCAGAATCGTCAACGGAGGAGAGTGACCGGTCAACGGCATCAAACCAACacaaaaaacagccacacagtAAACCCCAAAAGTCCAAGGCCCACAAAGAACCTCCTCCTATGTGGGCTCCTGGTTTCCCTGGGTTTCCTCCAGGCCCTCCTCCCATGCATGCTCCCAGACAG GGCGGAAGCAGGCGATCTGGTGGTCACGGGCCTGTACCTCCTTCCTGGCCTCCCATGATGCCTTTTGGTCCACCA ATGatccctccacctccaccaatGAGCCCTGACGTGGTGGACGATGAGGCCTTGGGCAGCGTGCTGATCTCCTGGTACATGAGTGGATATCACACAGGATACTACTTG GGATTGAAACAAGGACGCAAAGAAGCTGCCAACTGGACTAAACTGCACCACAAATAA